The Oncorhynchus nerka isolate Pitt River linkage group LG15, Oner_Uvic_2.0, whole genome shotgun sequence genome contains the following window.
acattttcagacaagatagaactgccaaagggggcggtgttgcaatctactgcaaagatagcctgcagagttctgtcctactatccaggtctgtacccaaacaatttgaacttctacttttaaaaatccacctctctaaaaacaagtctctcaccgttgccgcctgctatagaccaccctctgcccccagctgtgctctggacaccatatgtgaactgattgccccccatctatcttcagagctcgtgctgctaggcgacctaaactggaatatgcttaacaccccagccatcctacaatctaagcttgatgccctcaatctcacacaaattatcaatgaacctaccaggtaccacctcaaagccgtaaacatgggcaccctcttagatatcatcctaaccaacttgacctctaaatatacctctgctgtcttcaaccaagatctcagcgatcactgcctcattgcctgcatccgtaatgggtcagcggtcgaacaacctccactcatcactgtcaaacactccctgaaacacttcagcgaacaggcctttctaatcgacctggccggggtatcctggaagaatattgatctcatcccatcagtagaggatgcctgggtatttttttttaaatgccttcctaaccatcttaaataagcatgccccattcaagaaatttagaaccaggaacagatatagcccttggttctccccagacctgactgcccttaaccaacacaaaaacatcctatggtgttctgcattagcatcgaacagcccccgtgatatgcagctgttcagggaagctagaaaccattatacacaggcagttagaaaagccaaggctagctttttcaagcagaaatttgcttcctgcaacactaactcaaaaaagttctgggacactgtaaagtccatggagaataagaacacctcctcccagctgcccactgcactgaagataggaaacacagtcaccactgataaatccaccataattgagaatttcaataagcatttttctacggctggccatgctttccacctggctactcctaccccggtcaacagcactgcaccccccaaagcaactcgcccaagccttccccatttctccttctcccaaatccagtcagctgatgttctgaaagagctgcaaaatctggacccctacaaatcagccgggctagacaatctggaccctttctttctaaaattatctgccgaaattgttgccacccctattactagcctgttcaacctctcttttgtgtcgtctgagattcccaaagattggaaagcagctgcggtcatccccctcttcaaaggggggggacacccttgacccaaactgctacagacctatatctatcctaccctgcttttctaagatcttcgaaagccaagtcaacaaacagattaccgcccatttcgaatctcaccataccttctctgctatgcaatctggtttcagagctggtcatgggtgcacctcagccacgctcaaggtcctaaaagatatcttaaccgccatcgataagaaacattactgtgcagccgtattcattgatctggccaaggctttcgactctgtcaatcaccacaccctcatcggcagactcgacagcctagGTTTCtctaatgattgcctcgcctggttcaccaactacttctctgatagagttcagtgtgtcaaatcggagggtctgctgtccggacctctggcagtctctatgggggtgccacagggttcaattcttggaccgactctcttctctgtatacatcaatgatgtctctcttgctgctggtgagtctctgatccacctctacgcagacgacaccattctgtatacttctggcccttctatggacactgtgttaacaaccctccaggcaagcttcaatgccatacaactctccttccgtggcctccaattgctcttaaatataaGTAAAACtatatgcatgctcttcaaccgatcgctgcctgcacctgcccgcatgtccaacatcactactctggacggctctgacttagaatacgtggacaactacaaatacctaggtgtctggttagactgtaaactccccttccagacccacatcaaacatctccaatccaaagttaaatttagaattggcttcctatttcgtaacaaagcatccttcactcatgctgccaaacatacccttgtaaaactgaccatcctaccaatcctcgacttcggcgatgtcatttacaaaatagcctccaataccctactcaacaaattggatgcagtctatcacagtgcaatccgttttgtcaccaaagccccatatactaaccaccattgcgacctgtacgctctcgttggctggccctcgcttcatactcgtcgccaaacccactggctccatgtcatctacaagaccctgctaggtaaagtccccccttatctcagctcgctggtcaccatagcatctcccacctgtagcacacgttccagcaggtatatctctctagtcacccccaaaaccaattatttctttggccgcctctccttccagttccctgctgccaatgactggaacgaactacaaaaatctctgaaactggaaacacttatctccctcactagctttaagcaccaactgtcagagcagctcacagattactgcccctgtacatagcccacctataatttagcccaaacaactacctctttccctactgtatttattttatttattttgctcctttgcaccccattatttttatttctactttgcacattcttccactgcaaatctaccattccagtgttttacttgctatattgtatttactttgccaccatggcctttttttgcctttacctcccttatctcacctcatttgctcacatcgtatatagacgtgtttatactgtattattgactgtatgtttgttttactccatgtgtaactctgtgtcgttgtatgtgtcgaactgctttgctttatcttggccaggtcgcaattgtaaatgagaacttgttctcaacttgcctacctggttaaataaaggtgaaataaataaataaataaaatacctgCTTGCTGGCTTTGACCACTTTATCTAGAAAGCGGGGGTAGATTTCATGTTTCTCTACATGAGCAGcaatcttttctctctctttagtgAAAGCCTTAAGCTCCTGTCTCAGGGAGAGTAGGTTCGCTGCTTTCTGACGAGctagctctctctccttcactgctgtcTTCAACGCACGGCCGTTTTTCCATTTATTCTCCTGAAAAAGGCAGGAGGGGATTGCTGAGTGGAATCAGTTTGTGTGATGTGGAACTACTGTCTCTGAGTTCAATGGAAAATATTAACTGATACACAAGCCTAAAATAAGCCAATAAAGTATGTGATTGGTTGAAAGAGTCAGAACATGCAATAGGTTGAGACGTCCTACTACTAAGGTCCTACTATCAGGCCTCTCCACTTACCTGGAGAAATGTGTTGAAGTTACTGAGGTATTCCTTTAAGTTAACCTCCCTCTCCTTCAGCTCTTTATCTCTGACACGCTGGGCCATCAGGGTCATGGTAAAGTgctgatacacacagacacaggaggaGCGGGCAAAGGGTCAGAAgtcagtgtgtgcgcgtgtgcaagcgtgtgtgcgtgcgtgtgtatcaCCTCTTGAAGGGCCTCCATGGCCTTGTGTATGTCcagctcctctcttctcttcctgatGAGGTGAGTGGTGGGAGCCAAGACATCATCAGTGGATGGGGGAGCTTTCctgataaacaacaacacagaaacaACTCAATGTAATTTATTGTGTAAATGTACAGCTTCCTTCAGCATTTATTTAGGTAAGGAGCGTATCCCAACGGAAAAACAAATCCTGCAGATGTTCTATACTACTTGCAGTAGTACTTACAGTAGCTCTTTTTGAAGATTGTTCCCAAAGAATGTTTTAAAGTAATCAGTCAGATCCTCTGCTGCCTTTTTATTGTCCATGTCTGACAGTCAGCCTGACAGTCTGGCGGTGTCGGCTACTGGTAGAAACAAGAGCCTGACAGTCTGGCGGTGTCGGCTACTGGTAGAAACAAGAGCCTGACAGTCTGGCGGTGTCGGCTACTGGTAGAAACAAGAGCCTGACAGTCTGGCTGTGTCGGCTACTGGTAGAAACAAGAGCCTGACAGTCTGGCTGTGTCGGCTACTGGTAGAAACAAGAGCCTGACAGTCTGGCGGTGTCGGCTACTGGTAGAAACAAGAGCCCGACAGTCTGGCGGTGTCGGCTACTGGTAGAAACAAGAGCCTGACAGTCTGGCTGTGTCGGCTACTGGTAGAAACAAGAGCCTGACTGGCTGTGTCGGCTACTGGTAGAAACAAGAGCCTGACAGTCTGGCTGTGTCGGCTACTGGTAGAAACAAGAGCCTGACAGTCTGGCTGTGTCGGCTACTGGTAGAAACAAGAGCCTGACAGTCTGGCGGTGTCGGCTACTGGTAGAAACAAGAGCCTGACAGTCTGGCTGTGTCGGCTACTGGTAGAAACAAGAGCCTGACAGTCTGGCTGTGTCGGCTACTGGTAGAAACAAGAGCCTGACTGGCTGTGTCGGCTACTGGTAGAAAGAAGAGCCTGACAGTCTGGCTGTGTCGGCTACTGGTAGAAACAAGAGCCTGACAGTCTGGCTGTGTCGGCTACTGGTAGAAACAAGAGCCTGACAGTCTGGCTGTGTCGGCTACTGGTAGAAACAAGAGCCTGACAGTCTGGCGGTGTCGGCTACTGGTAGAAACAAGAGCCTGACAGTCTGGCGGTGTCGGCTACTGGTAGAAACAAGAGCCTGACCGTCTGGCTGTGTCGGCTACTGGTAGAAACAAGAGCCTGACAGTCTGGCTGTGTCGGCTACTGGTAGAAACAAGAGCCTGACAGTCTGGCTGTGTCGGCTACTGGTAGAAACAAGAGCCTGACCGTCTGGCTGTGTCGGCTACTGGTAGAAACAAGAGCCTGACAGTCTGGCTGTGTCGGCTACTGGTAGAAACAAGAGCCTGACAGTCTGGCTGTGTCGGCTACTGGTAGAAACAAGAGCCTGACCGTCTGGCTGTGTCGACTACTGGTAGAAACAAGAGCCTGACAGTCTGGCTGTGTCGGCTACTGGTAGAAACAAGAGCCTGACAGTCTGGCTGTGTCGGCTGCTGGTAGAAACAAGAGCCTGACAGTCTGGCGGTGTCGGCTACTGGTAGAAACAAGAGCCTGACCGTCTGGCTGTGTCGGCTACTGGTAGAAACAAGAGCCTGACCGTCTGGCTGTGTCGGCTACTGGTAGAAACAAGAGCCTGACAGTCTGGCTGTGTCGGCTACTGGTAGAAACAAGAGCCTGACAGTCTGGCTGTGTCGGCTACTGGTAGAAACAAGAGCCTGACAGTCTGGCTGTGTCGGCTACTGGTAGAAACAAGAGCCTGACAGTCTGGCGGTGTCGGCTACTGGTAGAAACAAGAGCCTGACCGTCTGGCTGTGTCGGCTACTGGTAGAAACAAGAGCCTGACAGTCTGGCTGTGTCGGCTACTGGTATAAACAAGAGCCTGACAGTCTGGCTGTGTCGGCTACTGGTAGAAACAAGAGCCTGACCATCTGGCTGTGTCGGCTACTGGTAGAAACAAGAGCCTGACAGTCTGGCTGTGTCGGCTACTGGTAGAAACAAGAGCCTGACAGTCTGGCTGTGTCGGCTACTGGTAGAAACAAGAGCCTGACAGTCTGGCTGTGTCGACTACTGGTAGAAACAAGAGCCTGACAGTCTGGCTGTGTCGGCTACTGGTAGAAACAAGAGCCTGACAGTCTGGCTGTGTCGGCTACTGGTAGAAACAAGAGCCTGACAGTCTGGCTGTGTCAGCTACTGGTAGAAACAAGAGCCTGACagtctgacagtctgtagtgtgaCACTGTCATGTCACACTACATGTTATATCTAATGGAATGCTTGATCATACCTGGTCAAGAAATATTTAACAATGGTGTCCTAGCAACCAACCAGAGGGGCTCTTCCTTTTACATAGAGATAGAATATAAAATTGGAACAGGTAGAACATAGAATGTGCCATAGAATGGAGGTTGATATTGTATCCCTATGGTTTCTTACCCACAAAACTAACAAAGAACAAGAACAAACAGTTGGGAGGTTCCACATTCCATTCCACacaatcagtggtggaaaaagtacccaattgtcatacttgagtaaaagtaaaaataccttaatagaaaacgacgcaagtaaaagtgaaagtcacccagttaaatactacttgagttttgaaaaaaaaagtagtactttcaagtattttttacttaagtactttacaccactgcacacAGTACATACCATAGGATTTAGAATCAGTGCTGTGCTGTAGTTCAGATGTTTAACTAATTCTAATTGTATCCACTGGGAGGCACCAAAGGCGTGTCTTTCCAGCAGTGAAGTGTATGTGTCATCACATACTGCCTTCAAaccaactgggaactcggaaaaaaacAAACTCAGACTAAGAAAAAAACTTGTGACGGTGACGTCAGTGATGTCCAGATTGGAGAAATTGTAGCTCTCGGATGATGCCTGAGTTTCCGATTTGTAATTtcgatttttatgaatttaacAAAAATATTTTCGCAGTCTTTTTTTCCGACTTTTCATTTGTGTTAAATAAACTGAAGTCTGAGGTCCAATATTTCCGATTTCCGtgttgtcttgaactcaccgTCTGTCTTGTATTTACTGCGTGTCACCAGTTGAGTCCAAAATAACGTCTAGCGGAGGTAGTTCACTAGCTAGCTGTTCATCTAGCTACACAAAAGGATTGCTCTTTTTCTTTAATGATTTTATTCATTCGCGTAATTTTGTAGCTAGCGAAGTGAGCAGTAAATCAAATCCTCGATAGCTATTAAGCTAGCCAGCGAGCCTGCTAACGTATCCCCATTTGTGCTATCtcggctagctaactagctagctgcagaCAGAAGCAATGTCCATGTAACTGTCATCGATGCATTAAACATCTAGCGTTGTGTGACACATTCAGGTACTGTAGTCTATATTCCCGCCTTTGTTTTGATGCAATGAGCAGGTTTTTCGTTGCTTACATGGAATGAGATTGATCGGGTAATGTTATCGTTAACCAGGTTGCAGGCAAGCTGTGGGTGGTCTGTTTAACACTGATTTGTTTGCCGAGTTCGATTAGGTAATGTTAAGTTAGCTGTCTGTTCAATTGTTGATTAACTTTAGAATGTATTTTTCTCTAGCTACCTCATTTCTCTGGGAGACATTCATTGACTGCGGTCTTTATTGTTAACTGAATGAACAGACATGCATTGTTGCTTACagatctctcttgtctctctctcccccatctctctccttctcagtctCAGCACCATGAGCCTGGTCCGTGTCGTGTGTCGTCACAAGACGGCCCTGGCCATCGGAGGAGTGTGCCTCTTTGCTGTTGTCCTCCTTTTCCTCGCCAAGTGTACCTCGGAGACCCTAAAACAGGGCCAGGCCGACCCTCCAGGCCTAGCACCCCACGCTGCCCACTCCCAGCCCCGAGCAGAGCACCCTGAGCTCCCCTCACGCCCCAAAGACCTCTCGGCCTTCCTGGTGGTCCTCATCACCACAGGACCCAAGTACACAGAGCGCAGGAGCATCATCCGTAGTACCTGGCTGGCTAAGAAGGATCCGGAGGTTCTAGCTATGTTCGTGGTGGGAACCGAGGGTCTGCCCGCAGAGGATATGCAGAACATCAACACAGAGCAGGGGCGGCACAAAGACCTGCTCTTACTCCCCGCGCTGCGAGACTCGTATGAGAACCTGACCCTGAAGCTGCTGCATATGTATTCCTGGCTAGATCACAACGTAGACTTCAAGTTTGTGTTAAAAGCGGACGATGACACTTTTGCTCGTCTGGATCTGTTGAAGGTATGTGTTTGATATGGgatccatcccaaatggcaccctcttcactatgtagtgcactatttttttgacaagggtccatagggaatagggtgccatttggaagatAATGTGTATTGTAAACTGGATGGTTTGAGCCTTcattgctgattggctgaaagctgtggtatatcagactgtatactaggtgtatgacaaaacatgtacttTTCCTGCTCTAATTACGTGCTTAAAAATGGCCCTTAGCGGTGGTATTTTGGCCatgtaccacaccccctcggcccttattgcttaaatatagagtttgtgctgtaaaacaaatgtatgtgcAAACACCCAATAACGTATAATCTCTCCTAATCTTATAGGAGGAGCTGAAGACTAAAGAACCCAGCCGGCTGTACTGGGGCTTCTTCTCAGGCCGCGGTCGCGTGAAGACGGCAGGGAAGTGGAGGGAGTCGGCCTGGGAGCTGTGTGACTACTACCTACCCTACGCCCTGGGTGGAGGCTACCTGCTCTCCTGCGACCTCGTACACTACATCCGAATCAACACGGCCTACCTCAAGGTGTGGCAGAGCGAGGACGTGTCACTGGGGGCGTGGCTAGCCCCGGTGGACGTCAAACGGACACACGACCCTCGATTCGACACGGAGTACAAGTCTCGGGGGTGTAGTAATAAATACATGGTGACTCACAAGCAGAGCCTGGAGGATATGTTGGAGAAACAGCAGACGCTGCAGAGAGACGGGAGGCTGTGTAAGGAAGAGGTTAAACTCCGCCTGAGCTACGTGTACGACTGGAGCGTCCCGCCCTCACAGTGCTGCCAGAGGAAGGATGGAATACCCtgacctataacccctaaccttcctCACTTTGTCCACCCATGTAATTCTCATCAGTGTTTCCCCTACTACGGTTACCCAGGCGGTGTGGTGCTCCCCCTAAGCCTTACTCCGTTCTGTGGTGCCCCCCTTCCCTGTAAAATATTGTGCTGCCTTCAGTTGACCTCCATAGAAGATGTCTGTTATGGCAGCCCGCCTATGAAAAGACCTGAGGAAAACACTGATCCCCATTCCCTTTTTATATATGTTTATTTATTCTGGATCCTTTGCTGACTGTCCTAAAGCACACTGGTACAGGACTGGTACaggactgggagaggactggtacaGGACTGGTACaggactgggagaggactggtacaGGACTGGTACaggactgggagaggactggtacaGGACTGGTACAGGACTGGTACaggactgggagaggactggtacaGGACTGGTACAGGACTGGTAGAGGACTGGTAGaggactgggagaggactggtacaGGACTGGTACaggactgggagaggactgggagaggactggtacaggactgggagaggactggtacaGGACTGGGAGAGGTCTGGTACaggactgggagaggactggtacaGGACTGGTACaggactgggagaggactggtacaggactgggagaggactgggagaggactggtacaGGACTGGGAGAGGACCGGTACaggactgggagaggactggtacaGGACTGGTACAGGACTGGTACaggactgggagaggactgggagaggactggtacaGGACTGGTACaggactgggagaggactggtacaggactgggagaggactggtacaggactgggagaggactggtacaggactgggagaggactggtacaggactgggagaggactgggagaggactggtacaggactgggagaggactgggagaggactggtacaggactgggagaggactgggacAGGACTGGTACaggactgggagaggactggtacaggactgggagaggactggtacaGGACTGGTACaggactgggagaggactggtacaGGACTGGTACAGGACTGGTACAGGACTGGGAGAGTGGACCTGACTGGGTGCAGCCACACAACAGGAGACCGGCATTTATTAATAACAGCACATGTATGTTGGGAGAAAGTGTACTTAAAGGAACCAGTATTCAGCTTTCTGGTTGGACAATGAAAAGACTCGAGTCATTCCTGAATCTGTTTAAAATGTCCCGGAGACTCTCTTTAAGTGGAAGTGGCCCTATTTATGAATGCGATGGAAGTGAGGTGTATCGCTTCAGAACAATGGTACAGAATGAGCCAGTCATGGGTTGGTGGTATTTGGAGTTGCATTGAGACCATGTGTAATATtgtaggcctctctctctcccctgcttccTGAGAGTTCTGTTCAGTTGGGAGATTTAACCTACCTGCTGTCTGTGTTTGGTTGACGTATTTACTAAGTGCAGTGATGGTCAACAGAGCTGTTTGTGTTCAGCTGAGCTACTCTACAGGTCATTTTCCAGCTGATATTCGGTTACTTTTAAACCCCCAAAAAAGGACTGCTTCTGTTACTGTCGTTGAAGAAACCAACCGTTGTATTATTGTGACCTCAACACCAGTGTTGTTTTAAACCTACTGTCAAACTACTTCAATATGAATGTTTAAAATATTTGGACCTATTAAAATGTTTAAAATATTTGGACCTATTAAAATGTTTAAAATATTTGGACCTATTAAAATGTTTTTCAAACATGTATTTTTGTGAAAAATATTTATGACTAATAAATTGGTATAAACACAGAAGAAAAATACCTACTGTACCCCCCCATACCCTAATACTGTACCCCCCATACCCTAATACTGTACCCCCCCCCATACCCTAatactgtaccccccccccccccccataccctAATACTGTACCCCCCCATACCCTAATACTGTACCCCCCATACCCTAATACTGTACCCCCCCATACCCTAATACTGTACCCCCCATACCCTAATACTGTACCCACCCCCCATACCCTAATACTGTACCCCCCATACCCTAATACTGTACACCCCCCCATACCCTAATACTGTACACCCCCCATACCCTAATACTGTACACCCCCCCATACCCTAATACTGTACACCCCCCATACCCTAATACTGTACACCCCCCATACCCTAATACTGTACACCCCCCATACCCTAATACTGTACACCCCCCATACCCTAATACTGTACACCCCCCATACCCTAATACTGTACACCCCCCATACCCTAATACTGTACACCCCCCATACCCTAATACTGTACACCCCCCATACCCTAATACTGTACACCCCCATACCCTAATACTGTACACCCCCCATACCCTAATactgtacaccccccccccataCCCTAATACTGTACACCCCCCATACCCTAATACTGTACACCCCCATACCCTAATACTGTACACCCCCCATACCCTAATACTGTACACCCCCCATACCCTAATACTGTACACCCCCCCCCATACCCTAATACTGTACACCCCCCATACCCTAataaccactacagcagggttccTCAACCCTAataaccactacagcagggttccTCAACCCTAataaccactacagcagggttccTCAACCCTAataaccactacagcagggttccTCAACCCTAataaccactacagcagggttccTCAACCCTAataaccactacagcagggttccTCAACCCTAATAACCCCTACAGCAGGGTTCCTCAACCCTAATACCCCCTACAGCAGGGTTCCTCAACCCTAATACCCACTACAGCAGGGTTCCTCAACCCTAataaccactacagcagggttccTCAACCCTAataaccactacagcagggttccTCAACCCTAataaccactacagcagggttccTCAACCCTAATACCCCCTACAGCAGGGTTCCTCAACCCTAATACCCCCTACAGCAGGGTTCCTCAACCCTAATACCCCCTACAGCAGGGTTCCTCAACCCTAATACCCCCTACAGCAGGGTTCCTCAACCCTAataaccactacagcagggttccTCAACCTAATACCCCCTACAGCAGGGTTCCTCAACCCTAATACCCCCTACAGCAGGGTTCCTCAACCCTAATACCTCCTACAGCAGGGTTCCTCAACCCTAATACCTCCTACAGCAGGGTTCCTCAACCCTAATACCCCTACAGCAGGGTTCCTCAACCCTAATACCCCCAGCAGGGGTTCCTCAACCCTAATACCCCCTACAGCAGGGTTCCTCAACCCTAATACCCCCTACAGCAGGGTTCCTCAACCCTAATACCTCCTACAGCAGGGTTCCTCAACCCTAATACCTCCTACAGCAGGGTTCCTCAACCCT
Protein-coding sequences here:
- the LOC115142365 gene encoding coiled-coil domain-containing protein 42-like translates to MDNKKAAEDLTDYFKTFFGNNLQKELLKAPPSTDDVLAPTTHLIRKRREELDIHKAMEALQEHFTMTLMAQRVRDKELKEREVNLKEYLSNFNTFLQENKWKNGRALKTAVKERELARQKAANLLSLRQELKAFTKEREKIAAHVEKHEIYPRFLDKVVKASKQFQEAWQVMSRVDSLVQTREELLTSIKQNQECCETARTQLTQYLEQNDDRLLHYNNRLAKLQRILDRVRSETMLWESRWAHIQNLATTKAMLLGTIKLATANLYQTTSKKAQDGWGEVALKDTLKQLDKGDHRNAMRVDEEPMQLTKLRR
- the LOC115143517 gene encoding beta-1,3-galactosyltransferase 6-like; this encodes MSLVRVVCRHKTALAIGGVCLFAVVLLFLAKCTSETLKQGQADPPGLAPHAAHSQPRAEHPELPSRPKDLSAFLVVLITTGPKYTERRSIIRSTWLAKKDPEVLAMFVVGTEGLPAEDMQNINTEQGRHKDLLLLPALRDSYENLTLKLLHMYSWLDHNVDFKFVLKADDDTFARLDLLKEELKTKEPSRLYWGFFSGRGRVKTAGKWRESAWELCDYYLPYALGGGYLLSCDLVHYIRINTAYLKVWQSEDVSLGAWLAPVDVKRTHDPRFDTEYKSRGCSNKYMVTHKQSLEDMLEKQQTLQRDGRLCKEEVKLRLSYVYDWSVPPSQCCQRKDGIP